The Solibacillus sp. FSL R7-0668 genome includes the window TTTTTTTTCTGGAAATAAGGATTCGCTGCATGGGAAATGGTAAAAATTCAATAAATGTATAAAATTTCTAAAAATATAATCAGAATGGTTTAATTTAGCGTGATCAAATAAATAATAGTTTAGGCGATTTCCTTTATTGAATATGGGACAAATGTTTTGTTACAAAATTATGAACATCACCCCTAGATTCCTATTTAATGCTATTATAAATTAAGGAAATGATTAGCATTAACCGTTTTATATGGGTATATTTAACAAGGTTAAGACCTTGTTATCAATCGTATTTATAGTAAAATTCTATTATTTTATGGAATTCCCTTCTGAAATTTTAGGTAGAAAAGGATAAAATCATGGAGAACGATGTCACTATTTGTAAATTGTAGGTAGTGAGTTGTCGAAAAATGGTTCGTTAAGACTATAAAAAAGTGCCAAAAGTCAATAGACACTCGAAAATAATATAATTACAATTAAAGTATTAGGTTTGTCGTGACTGAAGATTGGTAAAAGTGAATGAGGTGAAAAATTTGAATTTATTTGGTGGTACGATTAGCAAATTAGAAAATGGACTTTCATATGCTACGCTAAAAAATAAAGCGATAACACAAAATATAGCGAATGTTGACACGCCGAACTACAAAACAAAAGAAGTAAGCTTTAAAGATGTTTTTAGTGATGCGAAAAAATCTTCTATTTCTGCCTATCGCACGGATGCGAGACATTATGATTTTTCAATTGAAATAGGATCAAGTGGTGTGTATTCAAACGAAAATTTTCGAACAAGACCAAATGGCAATGCGGTAAATATGGATGCAGAACAAGCGAAGTTAGCAGAAAATACAATTTACTATAATGCATTGATTGACCGGATTAGTAGTAAATTCTCAACATTAAATACGGTAGTAAAGGGAGGTAAATAATTATGTCGATTTTTCATAGTATGAATACAACTGCTTCGGCGTTAACTTCACAACGTCTAAGAATGGATGTAATATCTTCTAATATTGCCAATGTTGATACAACACGAGCAAAGCAAGTAAATGGTGAGTGGGAACCATACCGCAAAAAGTCTATTACATTGAAAGAAAATGAAGGGCAATTCTCAAACTTTCTGAATATGGCAATGGGCAAAACAGTAAAAGCGGGTGTAGGAAACGGCGTGAAAGTAACTTCTATTAAAGAAGATACAGAAACACCGTTTAAACTCGTTTTTGACCCAACACATCCAGATGCCAATGAAGAGGGTTATGTACAAATGTCGAATGTTGACTTATTAAAGGAAATGGTAGATTTAATTTCAGCTTCACGATCATATGAAGCCAATATTACAGCGTTTAATGCCAATAAAAGCATGCTAACAAAGGCACTTGAAATAGGGAAAGGATGATAACTAAATGGCGATAAATCCAGTTTCATTCATGTCTCCTGCACAATCTGTGAATGAAGTAAACCAAGGTAATCAAGTTACATCTGCAAATGCACAACAACAGTTTGCAGACTCTTTAAAAGAAGCGATTGCTAGTGTAAATGAGCACCAAAAAACATCAGATATGATGACACAAAAATTAATAAGTGGTGGAGATGTTGATTTATTTGAAGTAATGGTTGCTGCTCAGAAGGCAAGTGTTACTTTAAACACAACAATTGAAATTCGTAATAAAGCTGTAGAAGCTTATCAAGAAATTATGCGTATGAGTGTATAATATTTTTGTTTAACGAATAATTACTTGTTGGGCATTCACTATAACCGGAGGATTCATAATGAATGAACGATTTACAAAAATTAAAAGCGACTCCACTAACTTTTGGCAGAGTCGAACGAAAAACCAAAAAGGTGCAATGATTGGCGTTGCTGCAGCAATTCTTGCACTTGCAGCAGCTATTACATATTTTTCAACGCGCACTACAATGGTGCAACTTTTCCCGGAAATGTCTCAATCAGAGGTAGGGAGCATAACAGAAGTACTTACTGCTCAAGGGGTTAAGTACGAGGTAACAAATGGTGGAACAACAATCTTAGTTCCAGAAAAACAAGTGCAAGACTTACAAGTATCGCTTGCTTCTCAAGGGTATCCTGATTCAGGTGAAATCGATACGTCCTTCTTTACAGCCAATGCGGGATTTGGTATGACAGATAACGAATTTAACGTGATTAAAAAAGCGGCAATCGAAACGGATTTGGCAAACCTATTACGTAAATTCGAAGGGGTAAAGGATGCAAAACCGATTATCACCCTACCAAATGAAGGCGTATTTTTAAAGGATGAACAAGCTGAATCAACAGCGGCGATTGTTTTAACGACAAAGCCAGGACATAAATTTTCAGATGATCAAATTAAAGGGCTCTTTAATTTAGTTGCAATGAGTATTCCGAACCTATCAAAGGAGAATATTCAAATCTCGAACCAATACGGTGATTACTATGATTTAGAATCTGCTGAAAATGGCGGGAATGGTATTAATACGGTAGAAGGTCAAATGGATGTTAAGAAAACAATCGAACGTGATCTTCAACGCCAAGTGCAACAAATGCTCGGCACATTAATTGGTCAAGACAAAGTAGTAGTAAATGTTTCGGCTGATATTGACTTTAAAAAGGAAAATCGCGAAGAAAACTTGGTGAAGCCTGTAGATGAAGAAAACATGACCGGTATTGAAATTAGCGCACAGCGTATTACAGAGACGTATGCAGGTGGTACTCCAGCAGAAGGCTCTCCAGAAGCTGAAAACGCAACAGATAATTTCGTCGACTATGTAGAGGGTACAACGGGTAATGGCGATTATGAGCGTGTAGAAGAAACAATCAACAATGATGTCAATCGCATTCGACGTGAAATTCAAGAAAGTCCATACAAAATTCGTAATTTAGGGATTCAAGTCATGGTTGAACCACCAGGCACAGTAGAAGAGTTTGATGCAGGGATTCGTACAGATATCGAACAAATTTTATCAACAATTGTGCGTACATCAATCGATCAAGATGCTGCTGGTGATTTAACAGATGAAGAGATTGCAAATCGCATCGTTGTATCGGCGCAGCAATTCCAAGGTAATGATGCAGCAAATGATGACGTTCAATCCGTAATTCCTTGGTGGGTATGGGTTATTGGCGGTATTTTACTAGTAGCGATTGTCTTATTAGTGCTATATGTATTACGTGCACGTAAACGTAAGCAAGAAGAAGCAGAATTAGAAATTATTGAACAACAACAGCAATTAATTGACGTTGAAGATATTTCAGAAGAAAAAGAAACGGAAGCGACTGTACGCCGCAAGCAATTGGAAAAAATGGCGAAAGAAAAGCCAGAAGACTTTGCGAAGCTATTGCGTAGTTGGATTGCTGAAGAATAGTAGGAGGTTCGGTTCTTGTCCAAGAAAGATAAAGATTTATCAGGAAAGCAAAAGGCTGCTTTACTGCTAATTTCTCTAGGGCCAGAAGTTTCGGCTTCTGTTTATAAGCATTTAAGTGAAGAAGAAATTGAACGTCTAACACTTGAAATTTCGAGTGTAAAGAAAGTGGAATCTTCGGTGAAAGAAGATATCATCGAAGAATTCCACCAAATTGCTTTAGCGCAAGACTATATCACGCAAGGTGGTATTGGGTATGCGAAAACCGTGCTAGAAAAAGCATTAGGTGCCGAACAAGCGCAAGCAATTTTAAATCGTTTAACATCTTCTTTACAGGTGCGTCCATTTGATTTTGCACGTAAAGCAGATCCAGCACAAATTTTCAACTTTATTCAAAACGAACATCCGCAAACGATTGCACTTATTCTATCTTATTTAGATCCAGGGCAAGCGGGGGTTATTCTTTCATCATTACCACAAGAAGTACAGGCGGATATCGCTAAACGTATCGCCATTATGGAATCAACATCACCAGAAGTTATTAGTGAAATTGAATCTGTACTAGAACGAAAATTATCATCTACTGTTACGCAGGATTACACAGAAACAGGTGGCGTAGATGCAGTGGTGGAAGTATTAAACGGTGTAGATCGTCAAACAGAAAAAACGATTCTCGATGCACTCGAAATTCAAGATCCAGAGCTTGCAGAAGAAATCAAAAAACGTATGTTTGTATTCGAAGACATTGTTACACTGGACAATCGTTCAATTCAACGTGTTATTCGCGATTGCGAAAACGAAGACTTATTACTATCAATGAAGGTTTCTTCAGACGAAGTAAAAGATATTATTTTCCGCAATATGTCACAACGTATGGCTGAAACATTCCGTGAAGAAATGGAAATCATGGGGCCTGTTCGATTACGTGATGTTGAAGAAGCACAGTCTCGCATTGTAGCGGTTATCCGTCGATTAGAAGATGCGGGTGAAATCATTATCGCACGTGGTGGAGGAGATGACGTCATTGTCTAGAATCATCCGTTCAACGAATGCACAACCAACTGAAGAGACATCTATTGTTGAAATTAAGCTTCATAGTTTCTTTGAGCCAATCCATTATGCAGAACCGGCAGAAGAGCTTGTAGACGATACTCCGCAGTTGACGTTAGAGGAGATTCAACAAGAGCACCAAATGATGTTGCAGCAGGCTAATGATGAAATTGAACAGCAAAAGCAACAATTTGAACAATTTCGTAATGAGCAATTGGAAGTATTAGAGGCATTAAAGCAAACATGGGAAGAGGAAAAAATCATACTTCAACAAGAAGCCTATGATGGAGGATTTGCCCAAGGATATGAAGACGGTGTACAGAAAGCAAATGCAAATATGCAACAGGATATCCAAGCTGCAAATGACACGATGCTGAATGCACAAAAAAATGCAGCTGCCTATATTGAAGCACAAGAATCTGTATTATTGGAACTGGCACTAACATCAGCGGAGCGTATATTAAATACGAAATTAGAGCGAGACGATGAAGCCTTTGTTGCCATCATAGAACGTGCATTAAAAGAAGCACGAGAGATGAAGGAAATAAAAGTTTATGTTTCGCCAAAATACCACAAAATTCTAACGGCACATCAAGCAGAATTAGCTGAAATATTCCCGCCAAATGTGCAGTTTTTAATCTTTGTTAACGAGGATTTACAAGCAACGGAAAGCTATATCGAAACGAATCATGGACGAATTGTTGTATCCGTAGACGAGCAATTACAGGAGCTACGAAGACAATTATATGAATTAATTGAAAGTAAGGAATGATACGGATGAAAACGGCTCAATTAATTGAACAAATTCCTAATCTTAATACATTTAAAAAGTATGGAAGAGTGACGAGAGTTGTCGGTTTGATGATTGAGTCTCAAGGTCCGGAAAGTTCAATCGGTGATGTTTGTAAAATTCAGGTTCAAACATCGAAAAATGGTCCGCAAGTTATTTTAGCAGAGGTAGTTGGATTTAAGGATGAGATTGTCATTCTTATGCCTTATTCCTCGTTAAAGGAAATTTCCATCGGTTGCCTTGTAGAAGGTACAGGAGTCCCGCTAGAAGTTAAGGTTGGTCCAGAATTAATTGGAAAAGTGTTAGATGCTTTAGGTAACCCTTTTGATGGACAATCTTTACCGAAAGGCTTAACGACTGTTCAAACGGAAAAAGAACCGCCAAACCCGTTACATCGCCCTCCAATTGACGAACAATTGGAAGTAGGTGTAAAGGCGATTGATGGAATGCTAACAGTAGGAAGCGGTCAGCGTGTCGGGATATTCGCCGGTTCGGGTGTCGGGAAAAGTACATTACTTGGAATGATTGCACGAAATACAAAGGCGGATATCAATGTCATTGCACTCGTTGGGGAACGTGGTCGTGAAGTTCGGGAATTTATCGAACGCGACTTAGGACCAGAAGGGCTTAGTCGTTCCATCGTCGTAGCAGCGACAAGTGACCAGCCGGCATTGATGCGTATCAAGGCGGCATTCACAGCAACTGCTATTGCCGAGTATTTCAGAGATCATGGCAAAAACGTCATGCTCATGATGGACTCCGTAACACGTGTTGCTATGGCACAGCGTGAGGTAGGATTGGCAGTTGGGGAACCACCAGCAACGCGAGGATATACCCCATCTGTATTTGCAATATTACCTTCATTGTTAGAGCGCTCAGGTACAAATATCCATGGCACAATTACCGCGTTTTATACGGTATTAGTTGACGGGGATGATATGAACGAACCGATTGCCGATGCAGTGCGAGGGATATTGGATGGGCATATCGTATTAGATCGAAATCTTGCAAATAAAGGACAGTATCCAGCGATCAATGTGTTAAAAAGTGTAAGTCGTTTAATGAATCATATCGCTGAACCAGAGCATATAAAGGCAGCAAGTCGTTTACGAGAGCTGTATTATACGTACTCAAAATCCGAAGACCTAATTAATATCGGTGCTTACAAACGAGGCACTTCAAAGGATATTGATGAAGCGATTCACTATGAACCACTGATTACCTCGTTTTTAAAGCAAGGATTTAAAGATAAAGTTTCCATTGAACAAACCGTTCAAGAAATCATAACATTATCAAATGGTGGTGCGAAGTAATGAACAAATACACGTATCGCTTTGAAAAAATTTTAGTCGTCAAGGAACAAGAAAAAACAGAAACAGAGCTCGCTTTTAAAGAATCCATTAAAGTATTTGAGGAAATTGCGACAAAACTATACGACTTATTGAAGAAAAAAGAAGATTTAATTACCTACCAACAAGAGCGATTAATGGTTGGTTCTTCAATAGACGAAATAAATCATTATTCGAGATTTATCGACAGCATGGAAAAGACAATTGAAGATGTGCAACAAAAAGTAGTACAAGCCCGTGCGAAAATGAATTGGCACGAGCAAAAGTTATTAGAAAAAAACTTGGAAGTACGCAAATACGAAAAAATGCGCGAAAATGACTTCGAACAATTTAAAGAAGATCAATTACGTATAGAAGCAACCCTTTTGGACGAGCTTTCGACAATTGCGTATTACAAAAGGGAAATCAGGTGATTTCATGGCCAAAAAAACAAAACAACAAATCGAACTTCAAATGGAAGAAACGAAAGTGGAGATGGAAGGAAAATCTCCTGGTTTTTTCAAAAAGTTTTTTTATCTATTTTTAATTCCGCTTATGTTCATTATTGCGATTTGTTTAATTTTAGCAACAGTAACAGAATATAACGTATTCAAAATGGCGGATGAAGCCATTGAAAAAATTCCATTCATCGGCTCAAAAGATGAGGAACCGGCAGTTGCGGAAAACACCTCGTTAAATGAAGAAAAAGTAGTATCATTACAGGCTGAAATTCAAGAAAAAGAATTGCAGATTACCAATCTACAATCGCAAATTGATGCATCAGCAGCTGAAAAAGAGGACTTATTAGCGGAACAAGAACGATTATTGTTTGAAATCGAAAAATTAGAACGTAATCAGGAAGAAGCACAGAAAGAATTTAATGAAATATTGTCGACATTTGAAAAAATGTCTGCGAAAACAGCGGCTCCTATATTAGTGCAAATGAGTGATACCGAAAGCTTGCGCATTATGTCGAGCATGAAGCCAGATACACTTTCGGCAATCTTTACAAAAATGTCTCCACAGGATGCGGCTCGTTATACAGAGCTATTATCTCAAGAATAATCCAACTTGAAAGGAGGTGGAAAGAATGAATATCGCAATGTTACAAGCAATGTCTGCAAAAAACGTACAGCAGCCTAAACCAAAAAGTGCTATCGAAAGCGGCGCAACAGATTCTGATGCATTTGGTAGTGTATTTAAATCCATCATGTCGACGAATCAAACGTCTGAAACAACTTCTTCAACAACAACAGAAGCAACCCCGATTTTGGAAGAGGTAGCAGAGACGTTAGGAACAGATTCTTTAAAGGATTTATTAGCACAGTTAGGGATTGAAATGGATGAAGCCGAGTTATTCGCATTGATCGGTGAAGAGCAAATGCCTGTTGCAATCGATGAAATGCTTACGTTAGAAAATTTAACAGATATTTTAGGATTAACCGAAGAGCAGCTTACGCAAATAATGCAGCAGCTTTTAGGGGAAGAAACCCCATTTGAAATGACCGATATTTGGTCAATTATTGAGCAAGCACCAGCTATTTTAAGTGAAATTATGGCAGCAGTTCAAGGTACGCAACAATCGAATGTCGTGCCAAATGACATGCAAAAAGTAGTTCAATTATTAAAGCTAGCAGAATTAATCGGTGCCAAAGTTGATACGGTATACCAGCAAGAAATCCAGCTTTCAAGCTTAAAAGATGCGCTACTTGCATTAGCTAATCAAGCACAGCAATCGCTACAGACGCAAGCGCAACAAGCACCTAAGCAAACATTTGAGCAAATAGTTCAGCAAGTAACGCAGCAACAATCAACTCAGACAACGCAGCAAGCGACGGTAAAAACTGAAACAGAGCAACCAACAGTAGGCTTACAGCAGCAAGTAACACAAACCAAAACGGTGACAATTACACTACCAGCTGAAAAGCCAGCACAGTCGGAAGCGCTTGTTAAAGAAATTCAAAACTTAATGAACCGTAGTCAAATTTCTGGGCAGCAAGGAAATATGAAATTATTCCTGAAACTATTCCCAGAAAATCTAGGGCAAATACGTATTGAATTAGTTCAAAAAGATGGTGTATTAACAGCACGTCTATTAGCAACAACGCCATTAGGAAAAGAGCTATTAGAAAATAATATTAACCAATTAAAAGCAGGATTTGTTTCTCAAAACATTCAAATGGACCGCATCGATATTGCGCAATCTTTACAAGATGCTGACCGCAATACACGTGATCAAAGTTTCTTTAATAACTTCTTCGGTCGTCAAAAAGAAGAAGATAAAGAGCAAGACAATGAGAATGAAGAAGAATCCATTTCCTTTAAAGATTTATTAAGTCAAAATGAGGAGGTAGAGTAGATGACAGGCATTACAAATGATTATTATATCCCAACAAATGATCCGAACTTCAAAGTAACAGACAAAAAAGATAACGGTGCTCTTGGGAAAGATGCGTTTTTAAAAATTTTAATTACGCAACTTCAAAATCAGGATCCAACAAGCCCGATGGATGATAAGGAATTCATTGCACAAATGGCGCAATTCTCATCTTTAGAGCAAATGCAGAATATGACCAAGGCGATGGAAGATTTATTAGCGTCACAGCAACAATCACAAATGATGAGTTATTCAACGTTTATTGGGAAAGAAGTAAAATGGCATGAAATAACGGAAGAATTGGACAGTGAAGATAAGCCTGTTATTAACGAAGGAACGGGCGTCATTAAAGAATTAAAATTTGTTGATGGCAATGTCGTATTCATCTTAACTGATGGAAAAGAAATTTCACCTGGTAATATTTCATCTATTTTAGGCGGGGGAACATCTGAAACAGCACCTCCTACACCAACGAATCCAATCGTGCAGGCGAGTGAATTA containing:
- the flgB gene encoding flagellar basal body rod protein FlgB, whose amino-acid sequence is MNLFGGTISKLENGLSYATLKNKAITQNIANVDTPNYKTKEVSFKDVFSDAKKSSISAYRTDARHYDFSIEIGSSGVYSNENFRTRPNGNAVNMDAEQAKLAENTIYYNALIDRISSKFSTLNTVVKGGK
- the flgD gene encoding flagellar hook assembly protein FlgD, producing the protein MTGITNDYYIPTNDPNFKVTDKKDNGALGKDAFLKILITQLQNQDPTSPMDDKEFIAQMAQFSSLEQMQNMTKAMEDLLASQQQSQMMSYSTFIGKEVKWHEITEELDSEDKPVINEGTGVIKELKFVDGNVVFILTDGKEISPGNISSILGGGTSETAPPTPTNPIVQASELLGKAVQYTSATTGKLLNAVIESIVHKKSGDIEYILNDGSRLTKDQFTVVEDSKEEAAEDKSSSESETVTK
- the fliF gene encoding flagellar basal-body MS-ring/collar protein FliF; the protein is MNERFTKIKSDSTNFWQSRTKNQKGAMIGVAAAILALAAAITYFSTRTTMVQLFPEMSQSEVGSITEVLTAQGVKYEVTNGGTTILVPEKQVQDLQVSLASQGYPDSGEIDTSFFTANAGFGMTDNEFNVIKKAAIETDLANLLRKFEGVKDAKPIITLPNEGVFLKDEQAESTAAIVLTTKPGHKFSDDQIKGLFNLVAMSIPNLSKENIQISNQYGDYYDLESAENGGNGINTVEGQMDVKKTIERDLQRQVQQMLGTLIGQDKVVVNVSADIDFKKENREENLVKPVDEENMTGIEISAQRITETYAGGTPAEGSPEAENATDNFVDYVEGTTGNGDYERVEETINNDVNRIRREIQESPYKIRNLGIQVMVEPPGTVEEFDAGIRTDIEQILSTIVRTSIDQDAAGDLTDEEIANRIVVSAQQFQGNDAANDDVQSVIPWWVWVIGGILLVAIVLLVLYVLRARKRKQEEAELEIIEQQQQLIDVEDISEEKETEATVRRKQLEKMAKEKPEDFAKLLRSWIAEE
- the flgC gene encoding flagellar basal body rod protein FlgC, with the protein product MSIFHSMNTTASALTSQRLRMDVISSNIANVDTTRAKQVNGEWEPYRKKSITLKENEGQFSNFLNMAMGKTVKAGVGNGVKVTSIKEDTETPFKLVFDPTHPDANEEGYVQMSNVDLLKEMVDLISASRSYEANITAFNANKSMLTKALEIGKG
- the fliJ gene encoding flagellar export protein FliJ, yielding MNKYTYRFEKILVVKEQEKTETELAFKESIKVFEEIATKLYDLLKKKEDLITYQQERLMVGSSIDEINHYSRFIDSMEKTIEDVQQKVVQARAKMNWHEQKLLEKNLEVRKYEKMRENDFEQFKEDQLRIEATLLDELSTIAYYKREIR
- the fliG gene encoding flagellar motor switch protein FliG, with protein sequence MSKKDKDLSGKQKAALLLISLGPEVSASVYKHLSEEEIERLTLEISSVKKVESSVKEDIIEEFHQIALAQDYITQGGIGYAKTVLEKALGAEQAQAILNRLTSSLQVRPFDFARKADPAQIFNFIQNEHPQTIALILSYLDPGQAGVILSSLPQEVQADIAKRIAIMESTSPEVISEIESVLERKLSSTVTQDYTETGGVDAVVEVLNGVDRQTEKTILDALEIQDPELAEEIKKRMFVFEDIVTLDNRSIQRVIRDCENEDLLLSMKVSSDEVKDIIFRNMSQRMAETFREEMEIMGPVRLRDVEEAQSRIVAVIRRLEDAGEIIIARGGGDDVIV
- the fliH gene encoding flagellar assembly protein FliH, translating into MTSLSRIIRSTNAQPTEETSIVEIKLHSFFEPIHYAEPAEELVDDTPQLTLEEIQQEHQMMLQQANDEIEQQKQQFEQFRNEQLEVLEALKQTWEEEKIILQQEAYDGGFAQGYEDGVQKANANMQQDIQAANDTMLNAQKNAAAYIEAQESVLLELALTSAERILNTKLERDDEAFVAIIERALKEAREMKEIKVYVSPKYHKILTAHQAELAEIFPPNVQFLIFVNEDLQATESYIETNHGRIVVSVDEQLQELRRQLYELIESKE
- a CDS encoding MotE family protein translates to MRITKGKSGDFMAKKTKQQIELQMEETKVEMEGKSPGFFKKFFYLFLIPLMFIIAICLILATVTEYNVFKMADEAIEKIPFIGSKDEEPAVAENTSLNEEKVVSLQAEIQEKELQITNLQSQIDASAAEKEDLLAEQERLLFEIEKLERNQEEAQKEFNEILSTFEKMSAKTAAPILVQMSDTESLRIMSSMKPDTLSAIFTKMSPQDAARYTELLSQE
- the fliI gene encoding flagellar protein export ATPase FliI codes for the protein MKTAQLIEQIPNLNTFKKYGRVTRVVGLMIESQGPESSIGDVCKIQVQTSKNGPQVILAEVVGFKDEIVILMPYSSLKEISIGCLVEGTGVPLEVKVGPELIGKVLDALGNPFDGQSLPKGLTTVQTEKEPPNPLHRPPIDEQLEVGVKAIDGMLTVGSGQRVGIFAGSGVGKSTLLGMIARNTKADINVIALVGERGREVREFIERDLGPEGLSRSIVVAATSDQPALMRIKAAFTATAIAEYFRDHGKNVMLMMDSVTRVAMAQREVGLAVGEPPATRGYTPSVFAILPSLLERSGTNIHGTITAFYTVLVDGDDMNEPIADAVRGILDGHIVLDRNLANKGQYPAINVLKSVSRLMNHIAEPEHIKAASRLRELYYTYSKSEDLINIGAYKRGTSKDIDEAIHYEPLITSFLKQGFKDKVSIEQTVQEIITLSNGGAK
- a CDS encoding flagellar hook-length control protein FliK, translating into MNIAMLQAMSAKNVQQPKPKSAIESGATDSDAFGSVFKSIMSTNQTSETTSSTTTEATPILEEVAETLGTDSLKDLLAQLGIEMDEAELFALIGEEQMPVAIDEMLTLENLTDILGLTEEQLTQIMQQLLGEETPFEMTDIWSIIEQAPAILSEIMAAVQGTQQSNVVPNDMQKVVQLLKLAELIGAKVDTVYQQEIQLSSLKDALLALANQAQQSLQTQAQQAPKQTFEQIVQQVTQQQSTQTTQQATVKTETEQPTVGLQQQVTQTKTVTITLPAEKPAQSEALVKEIQNLMNRSQISGQQGNMKLFLKLFPENLGQIRIELVQKDGVLTARLLATTPLGKELLENNINQLKAGFVSQNIQMDRIDIAQSLQDADRNTRDQSFFNNFFGRQKEEDKEQDNENEEESISFKDLLSQNEEVE
- the fliE gene encoding flagellar hook-basal body complex protein FliE; its protein translation is MAINPVSFMSPAQSVNEVNQGNQVTSANAQQQFADSLKEAIASVNEHQKTSDMMTQKLISGGDVDLFEVMVAAQKASVTLNTTIEIRNKAVEAYQEIMRMSV